Part of the Rhea pennata isolate bPtePen1 chromosome 17, bPtePen1.pri, whole genome shotgun sequence genome is shown below.
gctgGCTCTCCGCCTCCCAGGGTTTGGGGGCCTAAAAGCTAGCTTGAAAGCAAGTTCAGATCCGTATCTGCTCCAATATACAGTGTGTACATGCAAAACTTGCACGTAGAGCTAGATTCTTAGGTTTGTACTAACCTACCCACTATGGAATCATTGAATTCTATGTTCATGTAGggactaaaaagaaaattgaatatAAATTGCCTTAtttcccaccaaaaaaaaaaaaaatctcttgttttcttaCTGTCCTTGTGGTTAACCCACCTTGTTTGGATATCAATATCACGCCTCCAAGGAGCTTGGCGCTCACTCTAGGTTCGTGCAGTGCCTTGTACAAGTGCCCTGACAGGTTCCTCCCAGCACAAGCTCGGTGCTGTTACGGCCCCGAGCCGACAAGCATGGTTGGTACGAACGAACGGAGCCTCAGCCCAGTCTGACCTTTGCGAGCGCAGGCAGCAAGCAAGGAAAGTTTGCCACCCCCGGGCAAACCCAGCTCTCGCCCCGGGGCACCCTTTGATCGCCTCTGAATTTGAACAGGACGGTGTTCGTGCAATCAAAGCGGGGAGCTTGCGTGTCGCCGGCTCCTGGAGCGTTTCCGGACGGGTGCTGAGCAGCGCTGCCTCGTTTCCCTCCTCAGGGCAGCACAGGACGGAGGATTTCCAGAAGGTGAACGTCCTGATGAAAGTGCCAGCGCTACGCGACGGTTCTTTTACCTTGGCGGAGAGGTGAGGCTCAAATAAGCTCGGCCCCTTGTTGAGGTATTTTTTATCCTCATGCTTGGAGTCTGCCAGGGTACTGTTGCGTATCCTTACCGGGACTCCCACCGAGTTagttttttgcctctttttcaaTCTCTGTGTTTCATGTTACAAGAGAAGCTTATAAGCAATTCAAGCAGCATTGGCCATGAAAACTCTGCGAGCTGCTGCTTGGAGCTAGCTTGCACGTGGGCAGAGTTTCAGCAGTCAGGGCAGCACAAACTCGTGCGCTGTAACTAGTGGACAGTTGTGCAGCCTGAGCTGGATCGGgtgtttgtgctgctgctggtccAGCAATGCCAGATTTGGGTGGACGGAGAAAGGACAAAGTGCTTCAACCTCATCAGCTAACTGGTCTCCTGCTCTTGGGTAGCATTGCAATCCTCTACCTGACCCGGAAATTCAAGACACCTGATCACTGGTACCCATCTGACCTGCAAAAACGAGCCAAGGTTGATGAGTACCTGTCATGGCAGCATGTCAACATCCGTGGGAAGGGGAGCAAGCTGTTCTTAACTAAGGTAAGACTCTTTCACACCAAAAACTAAGCGCTAACAGCTGTGAGTTCTATGGCCCAAGAAGAAGTCTCCTGTTTGCAGGACCTTTCTAAGTGAATCAGCAAGGCAGCTGACGGAAAGGAACAACACTGGGCCTAGAAATGACTCTGCTGATCAGCAAAGCCAGTTCTCTGCCTAACTGAAACGGCCCTGAGACCCCGGGGGTTGTTGTCGTCCCTCGCAGATGCAGTCCAGAGAGCGCTTTGGCCTGGGTGGGCAGTGAGCAGCTGACACTGCTCGCTCTGCCTTCTGCGTGGGAAGAAAGCAGCTCCCACGAGAAACGAAATGCAGCTTCTTGGAGGTGATGCGTGTTTGCCTTGACAGGAGACTCTGTCGATTGAAATTCCAGACTTtcaagggaggagaagaggacaCAGAGGGTATCATGACTGACATCAACGTTAACCTCTCAAAGAAGATTAGTGGCACCAGTTATTCTCATGCATGGCTAGTGAGGGATCCTTAGAAGAAGGCAGTAGGAGAGCTGAACTAGGTTTGGAGTGAAACAgataaaaagctgtatttttttttctctccctggtaggtgctgctgcctcttgttACGGGCCAGCCCATTCCTCCAGAGAAACTGGAAGGAGTTACTGAAGAGCTGAATGTTGTTCTGAAGCAGTTTGAGGAGAAGTTCTTGCAGGACAAGCCCTTCATCGCAGGCAGTGAGGTCTCCCTGGCAGACCTTGTAGCACTGGTGGAGCTCATGCAGGTGAGCACTGACCCCAGCGCGAGCTGGGGCGGGCGCAGGCCTGGCCGAGGGGTAGCTGCAGCACTGCCGCTTCCTAAATGACAAAtctttccctctgcagtttATTGGAGTTTAAGCTTGTTCCTTTTTGACTCTGACCATAACTGAGTTTGTTTGCCAGGGAACTTCTACTCTGATGAgacatttctttttacagaatTACGGACAGAATTGCTGGTTTGGGcatttcttctagaaaaaaagataaatgacaAACTAAGtaaggggaggggaaggagaggctgggagaaCAGCACTCTCCCTTAGAGCAGGAATTTGGGAGGGAACCTCAACTCTGCATGTGTCCAAGGGTGCTGATATACGGTCCTCGTTTAACCACTTTGTCATTTGAGTGGCAGAGTAGGGTCCCATTCCCGGACTGAAGCACTGATGCAGTGCCGTGGCTGTCTAGGA
Proteins encoded:
- the GSTT2B gene encoding glutathione S-transferase theta-2B, yielding MGLELYLDLLSQPCRALYIFAKCNNIPFEFKHVELMKGQHRTEDFQKVNVLMKVPALRDGSFTLAESIAILYLTRKFKTPDHWYPSDLQKRAKVDEYLSWQHVNIRGKGSKLFLTKVLLPLVTGQPIPPEKLEGVTEELNVVLKQFEEKFLQDKPFIAGSEVSLADLVALVELMQPVGAGYDLFEERPKLAEWRSRVEEAVGKKLFQEAHEGILKAKTLTTDKIAPELMEHFKQNLLKQAGQN